The sequence GCCGTTCCGCGCGTCCGCGACGACCGCGCGCACGGAGTCGGTGCCGAAATCGATCCCGATGACGAATGTTCCCTTGCGCATGAAGACCCGTTGGCCGGGCGAAGCCAGTTAAGGATGTGCCCCGCGTTAAATGTGAACGTTCACAACGTGGCTGTCAATCATAATCTACTGGAACGCGACGCTTCCAAGGTCCCGGAGGATGAACCAGGCTGCAACTCTCCTCTCGTGCGGTCAGGCCGGGGAGGGGACGAGGGGCCGCTGGCTGGAGCGAGCACGAGCGCGACCACGACCACGACCACGACCACGACCACGACCACGACCACGACCACGACCACGACCACGACCACGACCACGACCACGACCACGACCGACGTGAACGTTCACGTTGGTGGCCGATGGTGGAGTGAAGGGGGAGTGCCCTGAGCGTGACCGAAGGAGCTTGGCTGATGCCTCGGGGGACGCGGCTCAGCCGCCTTCGAGGCAGATCCTGCGAACGAAGCGCCTCACGGTCGAGGCGCGATGCTCGGCGTAGTAGCCCTCCGCCGCCGCTCTCGACGACTCGCCCGGCGCGTCGAGGCAGTCTGCGATGATCTCGTAGCCGTCCTGGAGATGGTTCGGGTCGCCGGGATGCGTGCGACGATATTCGTGCACGAGCTCCCGCATGCGCGCGCCGTTCCGCGCGCCCATCGCGTCGTTCAGCAGCCCGATCAGGCCGTTCTCATGCTGTATCTCGACGTGGCGCTGCGTGATGGGGTGGGGGTGGGCGGGGCCTTCGTGTCGGTCGTCGGGGCTCGGCCCGATGACAGGCAGGTCGTCGATCGCCGCGGCGAGCGTGGTGCTGCCGGCCGACGCCAGCGGCTCGTTCGTCCCATGGCGCGACGTCGCCTCGCGCGGCGCCGCCTCTCGCGACGCCTCCTGCCGAGAGGGAGGCAGCCGTCGCGCGTCGGGCTCTCGAGAGCGATGCACGAGGTAGAGCGCGGCGACGAGGAGCAGCAGCGCGGCGGCGAACCCGCGCCTGCGCGCCGACCTCATGGAATCGTCACGGTCCACGTCACCGTCTGTTGCGAGCGGGGCCAGTTGTCGCGACCCCAGCAGGGATCGTAGTAACGAGGATCGGTCGAGGGAGGAGGGTCGAGGCACTCGCCGCTGCGGTAGCGCACCAGCTCTTCGCCGGCGTTGTCGTAGGCCTTGGCGACGATGGTGTGGGTGCCCGAAGCGAGGCCCGCCGCGGCGACGTCGTAGACGGGGCCGCCGTCCGTCGCGATCACCTCGCCGTCGAGCGTCCAGTCCACGCTGATGACGTCGGGATCGATCACGTCGAGCGCGAGCGTCTCCGGATCCGTGACGGTCCCTGCGGGCGGATCCGCCGAGTCGATCGGCCTGACGCGCATCCAGATGTCCATGATCATCTTCTCGCGCGAGACCGGATTGAAGCTCGTGTTCTTGTTGTCTCCGAACAGGCTGTTCATCATCGAGTTCGAGGACGGGCGGTACTGCCCGCCATCGACGTAGCGGCTGCCGATGAACGTGCCCTGCACGCCCGTCGCGTCGGCGGCGTCGTACTCCAGCCACTTGTCCCACTTGCCCGCCGTCGTCGCGCAGTTGCCCGTGCTGTTCACCTCGACGTACTCCGTGCCGCTGCCGCTGCACGTGTTCGCGCCGCAGGCGGAGCCCGTCGCCTTGGCGCAATACTCGTCGGCGAGCTGATGGAAGCCGTGGCCACCTTCGTGCAAGGCCGCTCCGGCGGCCTCCTCATGCGCGCCGGACCAGAGCATCCAGGCCGAGCCCGTGTTCCACCAGCGATCGTTGTTCAACACGATGGCGTGCCAGTCGACCTCGAAGTCGTCGGGGAGGTTCGCCTTGAGCGCCTGATCCGCCTTGCGGGTGTCGCACTCTGCGAGGCGGCTCTCGTCGTCGCCCGTGCAGCCGAGCGCTCCAGGGATGCCGTTCGAGGGGCTCACCAGCTTGACGGCGCAGATGTTGACGAACTTGCGATACCTGCCGTACGGCTCGCCGATCGGGCTGCTGAACCGCTTGGCCATCGCCTCCTCGATGTGCTCGATGTACGTGGTGTTCACGGTCGTGGCGTCGTAGCCGTCGCCCACGATGACGTAGTTGACGCGGTTTTCGGGTGGCCCCGCGCTCTCGATGGCCACGCCGTTCGCGCCGCAGTCGAGCACGTAAGCGGGGCCGCCTCCTCCTGTGCCGCCGGGCACGAAGCTCCCCCCGGCGCCCGTGCCGGTGGACCCGCTCTGTGCTGCGCCGCCCGCGCCGCCTGCGCCGCCCGAGCCCGGAGCTCCGCTGCCTGTTGCTCCGCCGCTGGCAGAGCCGCCAGACGCAGAGGTGCCGCTCGCCGACGTGCCGCCGCCGTCGGTCGTCGCCGCGGGGCTGTCCGGTGCCTCGCCGCAGGCGCAGAGCGCCGCCAGGCTCAAGGCGTGCAGGTTGCAGATCGACTTCATCCTCTTCACCTCACGACCCCTCGCAGGCGGCGTCTACGCCCGGCTCGGCTCTACCGTATCCGATCTCCGAGGCCCACGGTCACCCGAACAGCCCCTCGATCGCCGAGGTCCGCTGGTCCTTGTCCCCCATCACGAGATCCGGTGCCCCGAACGAGGCCGCGATCGCCATCCACAGGTCGTTGGTGGAGCGGCCGCCGCGGTTGCCGTTGTTCCACACCTGCCCGCCGCGCAGCTTGGTGCCCTCGCCGCCGAACAGCACCCACGCCATCTTGTCCCAGTTGTGATGCCGCGTGCCGACCTCCGTGATGTACGGGACCAGCGTGGTGTCGAGCAGCGTCCCGCCCGTCACGTCCTTGGTCTCCGCGAGCTCCTTCAGGAAGCCGGCGACGTAGCCGGCGTAGAACTCTTCCACCCGCGTGAGGAACTCGAGCGTGTCGGGTGTATCGGGATCGTGGCTCGTTGTGTGGTGCACCTTGAAGATGGAGGAGTTGGGGGGCCACAGCTCGCCGAAGCTCACGTGGTTCGTTCCAGGGGACCACTGGAACGTGACCACGCGCGTCAGGTCGCAGCGGAACGCCGCCTTGATCACGGCGAAGTGGAGCGCGCCGATGCGCGCGTGCTTCACGTCGTCGCGCTCCGAGACGACGTGCGAGCCGCCGTAGGGATCGATGTGCCCGCTCACCTGGATGACCTCGGGCTCCTGGGGCATACCGCAGGTCGCGGGATCCCTCGGGTCCGCGTCGAACTCCGCCTCGACCTCGCGGATGGCGGCGGCGTGCCCCTCCAGCGCCTCTCGCTGGGAGCTCGGCGCCAGGCTCTGAAGGCGCTTCAGGTCCTTCATCGCGAAGTCCAGCACGCTCTTCTTCTGGAGGCGCGCCCGCGCCAGGGCATCCAGGTTGTCGTTCGTCGGGCCGCCCGGCATCAGCGTGCCGAACACCCGCCGGTACACCTCTTGCGGCTGGTAGTAGGGCGTCATCGGCGCCCGCGCGCCCGAATAGGACATGTGGCGGGTCGACACCTCGGGCGTGTCGGCGCGGTTGTCGCAGGACACCTGGAGCGACGCGATGGGCGTGCCCTGGAGCTCGGCCGACTGCTTCACGAGCAGCTGGTCGATGCTCGGCGCCTCGGCCATCGGATCGTCGCCGCCGTTGCCCGGGTACAGCTGCTTGGTCCGCGTCCCCGTGCACATCAGCACCGTCCCGCGCTCGTGGCCGCCGCCGACGGACCCCTCGTGCGGCAGCTTCAGGTCGCGCATCACGATCATCCGAGACTTCATGGCCTCGAACGGGGTCAGGATGCGGGAGAGCGTGAAGTTGGTCCCGTTGCCTTGCGGCCAGTAGTTCTCGTACACGGTGCCCACGGGGCGCTGCACGATCAGCAGGCGCCTCGGGGGCGCCGCGCCCTCCGCGGCCGACTCGAGGCCCTTGAGCACCGTGACGAGACCCGCGGCGGCGCCGATGCCTTGCAGGAAGCGGCGGCGAGACCATCCATAAGAAAGGTTGTAGCCCACGGTCATTCCTCCTTGGCGCGCTCGGTCAGCGCGGGCGACGTCACGATGGCTTTCACGACGTTGGCCAGCGTCCGCTGGCCCTCTGGCAGCGCCTCGATCACGCGTCCGACCTGACAGTCGCGGACCCCGAGCGTCTCATCGTCCGTGCCGTAGGTCAGCAGGTGCCGCGTGATGCAGGCGGCGAACCCGTCGTTCTGCGCGACGGCCTCGGCGAACTCGACGGCGCTCGCGTAGCTCCCCGCGACCTCGGCGATGTTGCCCAGGTTGACGCGCGCGTCGATCGGCTCCCCGTCGAGGGTGTCGCGGTACCGGCCGACCGGATCGTAGTTCTCGAGCAGCAGGCCGAACGCGTCGAACTGGGCGTGACACGCGGCGCAGGTGGAGTTCGCGGCGCGCGCGTCGGCGCGCTCGCGCTCGGTCATGTCGGCCTCGAGCAGCTCCTTGATCGCGTCCGAGAGCGACTCCGGGGGCGACGGGATCTTCCCGAGGCAGAGCAGGGCGCCGCGCACGAAGAGCCCTCGCGCCACCACGCTCGTGTTGTCGGTCCGGGCCAGCGCCGCGAGCAGGCCGGGCTGCGTGAGGATCCCGGCGCGCTCGTCGGCCGGGAGCTCGACCTTGCTGAACTCCTCCGGGCTCGATCCCGTGTGCTCCACGCCGTAGACCTTCGCGAGCACGGCGTTCACGAACGTCTCCCTCGTGGTGAGCAGCTCCGACACGTCCGCTCCGCGGTTCCACAGGAGGTCGTCCACGAGCAGCTCGGTCTCGTGGAACATGCTCGCCTGGAGCGCGGGGGTGTACTCCGGGAAGAGCCCAGGATCCTTCACCGTGCCGAAGAGGTTGCTGAGCCCCCACGCCGCGATCAGCGTGGTGTTCAGGCTGCTGCGCGTCTCGGGCTTCTCGAGGAGGCGCTCGGCCTGGCGCGCCAGCTCCTCCGGATCGTTCAGGGCCCCGGAGTCGGCGGCGGCGGCGAGCTCCTCGTCCGGCAGGCTGTCCGTCAAGAAGAACGAGAGCTCGCTCGCGACCTCGTGCGCGGCGAGCTTCACCACGTCGCCGTCCGCGTCGCCGCCGAGCTCGGTGCGGTAGGAGAAGGAGGGGGACGCGATGAGCGCCTCGAGCGCGAGCGAGACGCCCCGCTCGTAGCTCGTCTCCTTCCCGAGCGCATAGACCGACCACAGGTTGTCGAGCTCCGCCTGCTCCACGGGCCGGCGGAACGCCCGTTGCGCGAACTTCGTCAGAAACGTCTTGGCGCAGGCGTCGTCTCCGTCGGGGGCGCACCCCGTCACCTGCTCGAAGCGCCCCGAGATGCTCTCGGCCGCGTAGGCAGCCCTCGCGAGCCGCGTATGCACAAGGGAGGTCCCCACGACAAGGCCCTTCTTGGCAAACGGCTTCGTCCGCGCGTCCGGCGCCTGCTCCGCCTCGATGGCCTCGTCCCCCAGGAGACCGCGGATGGCGTTGATGAACTGAAGGTCGGCGAGCAGCACGACCCGTCGTTCGAGCCGCGGGTTGCACAGGGCGTCTCCGCCGCCCGAGGAGCTCGTGCCGCCGCCCGTCGGGTTCGCGCCGGCGCCCGAGGAGTGAGAGGAGCCAGAGGAGCTCGAGTTGCCGCCGATATCACCCACGCACCCTGCAACGAGGAGCGAAGTGCACGCGGCCGCTCGCAGCAGCCGGGAGGCCGCCCCGCTGTGAGTGGATGTTTCCACCTTCCATCGATCACACGCGGCGTTCGGGCCGCTATCGTGAGTGGAAGATTTCATGGCTTCTGCTGCGCGACCTCGGCGATCGAGCCACATCGGCGCTTTGCGGGGCGCACGCCTCAAGGCGGCGGCCAATAAAGAAGATAATTTCACACGATCCCTCCTGTGAGTCCGCCTGCTGTGTGAAAAAGTGCCTTGCTGACGTCCAGGGCTGCGCTAGATGATCTGGCGCCGCACCGCGTAACACCTTCACGAACCGCCGCTGCCGCGCGGGCCGACCCTGGTTGGCCATGGCGTGTGAGGCGAGCGCACGGCGCAGCAGGTCAGACCCGCCGCCTCTCCCCGCGCTGACATCGATGACGAGTGCCCCGCTGCATAGACGTACGACGACGACCTAGCCGGTGCAATGCCTAAGGATGTTCCCCGAATTGTGAGCGTTCACATCTCTCGTGTCAACTGGAATCGGCTGGTACCCCAACGATTTCTGAACCGGTTGAGTACGAGCGCCAGCGGCGTTCCTCCGAAGCCCGCCCTCCAGGGGAGGAGGGGCCGGGCTGTGGACCTGATCGACGGGGCCACGCTCGCCGGCAGCGGCCGGCATGCCGTTCGCATAGGCCAGATGTGAGAGCCGGCGTGAAATCTGCGGGATCGATCGTGGGCCCACCGGGAATGGCATCTACGACGACGAACAGCGTCGGTGCCGCGCTCGATCCCGATGGCGACGATCCCCGGCGCGCACCCGCCCAGTGACGCGAAAGCCGAGTGAAATGAAGAACTCCGACCAGTATGTGAACGCTCACATTGAAGAACTCCGTTCCAATCGACCGCCCCGCGACTATCCTCCCGCGCCGATGGCTGACAAATCTCTTCCGGAGCGCCGCGTCAAAAGGGGCGGCGGGCGGCGGGCCGCGGTCATGGTCGACGTGGCCAAGCTCGCTGGCGTCTCGTATCAGACGGTCTCGCGGGTCCTGCACGACAGCCCCCACGTGCGTCGCGACACGAGGGAGCGGGTGCTGGATGCGATCCGGCAGCTCGACTACCGGCCGAGCTCGGTGGCGCAGGCGCTCGTCACCGGCCGGTCGCGGACGCTCGGTGTGGTCAGCTTCGACACGACGCTCTACGGTCCGGCGTCGACGCTCCTGGGGCTCGAGGAGGCGGCGCACGACGCGGGTTATGGCGTGAGTATCGCCAGCTTGAAGTCGTTCAGCCGCGCGCCGGTGCTGGAGGCCGTGCAGCGGCTGCGCGACCAGGGGGCCGACGGCATCGTCGTGATCGCCCCGCAACGGTCGGCGGTGGACGCGCTGCGGCACGTCACCTCCGATGTGCCGGTGGTCGCGGTCGAGGGCGGTCCGGACGACTCGGTGCCGGTGGTCGCGGTCGACCAGCACGAGGGCGCCGCGTCCGCGACCCGCCACCTGCTCGATCTGGGCCACAAGACCGTGTGGCACATCGCCGGCCCGACCGACTGGCTCGAGGCCGACCAGCGCATCGACGGCTGGCGCTCGGCGCTGCAGGCGGCCGGCGCCGAGATCCCGCCGCTCCTGCGGGGCGACTGGAGCGCGCGCTCCGGCTACGAGCTGGCCCCGCAGCTGACGCGCACGCCGGGCGTCACCGCCGTGTTCGTGGCCAACGACCAGATGGCGCTCGGCCTCCTCCGCTTCCTCCACGAGAGCGGGCGCGAGACGCCGCGGGACATCAGCATCGTCGGCTTCGACGACATCCCGGAGGCCGCCTACTTCACGCCGCCGCTCACCACGGTCCGCCAGGACTTCTCCGAGCTCGGGCGCCGGTGCCTCCACGTCCTGCTCGGGCAGATCGAGAGCGGCCAGCGCTCGTGGGTGCGGGTCGTGGTCGAGACCGAGCTCGTGGTGCGCAAGAGCACGGCCGTCCCCCGACGCCGCTGAGACCGCTCTACCGTACCGGCTCCGTGATGTGTTCACGGACCGGGCCGTCAGCGGGCAAGCCAGGGATAACGAGCTGGGCCGCCGCTCGAAGTGCAAAGTTGCTTCATGATTGCAACATGCGCTGTCGATGCACGTTTCCTCTCAGCTGGGAACTTGAGATGTAGCAGGCTTCGCGCGCCTGTCGTGATCACTTCCAGGCGTGGCGGGAATCATCCGTCGCGAGTTGCACGGCGTGCGTATCGCTGAGCGTGGGCGCTGCCGTTCTTGCCGCCGCCCCTCGGCTTTCCCGCTCCCAGCTTCACCAACGACAATCGTCCGACTTGCGGAACTCCAACATGAACAAGAAGCGTTCTTCTCGATTGCTGTGCAGCACGGCCTGGATCGCGCTCGGAATGGCGACCCTCTTTGGATGCGCGGATGGGGGCGAGGGGGTTGACGACGGCGTGGGCGGCTCGGGCGGAGCGGGGAGCACCGGCACCAGCGCCGGCGTCAGCACGAGCTCCAGCAACAGCACGAACAGCAGCTCCAGCGCCAGCACGACGGCCGGCGTCGGCCCTGCCACCAGCAGCAGCTCGGGCGATCCCCCGACGACCGGCGCCACCTCCGGCGGCGCGACCACGGGGGTCGGCGGCGGGGACGCTTCGACCAGCGCGTCCACCAGCGCGTCGACCAGCGCGTCCACGGGGGCCGGCGGATCCGAGCCCGAGCCGAAGTTCGTCGGCAACATCACGACGAGCGGCGCCGTGCGCGACGGCTTCGCGAAGTACTGGAACCAGATCACGCCCGAGAACGAGGGCAAGTGGGGCTCCGTCGAGAGCAGCCGCGGGAACAAGAACTGGAGCTCGCTCGACAGGACCTACAAGTACGCGCAGGACAACAAGATCATCTTCAAGCACCACGTCTTCGTGTGGGGCAGCCAGCAACCCTCCTGGGTCGGGAGCCTCTCGCCGGACGAGCAGAAGAAGGCCGTGCGGAGCTGGATGGAAGAGTTCTGCAAGCGCTACCCGGACACGAAGTACATCGACGTCGTCAACGAGCCGCCGCCCCACACCACGCCCTCGTACACGGCCGGCCTCGGCGGCAACGGCGCCAGCGGCTGGGACTGGATCGTCAACGCCTTCAAGTGGGCTCGCGAGTTCTGCCCGAACGCCAAGCTCATCCTCAACGACTACAACAACATCGAGTACGAGAACGAGCACAGGCACTTCAAGGACATCGCGAAGAAGGTGATCGACGCGGGCGCACCGGTCGACGCCCTCGGCGCGCAGGCGCACGACGCATTCAAGATCAACACCAACACGGTCAAGGGGTACATCGACTCGCTCGCCGAGCTCGGCAAGCCCGTGTACATCACCGAGTACGACATCGGTGAAACGAACGACAGCAGGCAGAAGCAGATCATGGAGGAGCAGTTCACCATGTTCTGGAATCACCCCAAGATCCCGGGGATCACCCTGTGGGGTTACATCGTCGGCAAGACGTGGAGGAACGGCACCGGCCTCCAGCAGGAAAACGGCACCATGCGGCCGGCGATGCAGTGGCTGATGGACTTCCTCGATCGTGGTAACTGACGTCGCACCGACGCGCTGAGCTGGACGATCTCCCTCGACCGAAGGAGCTCGGGCGCGCCCGCATCTCGTACGGATGCGGGCGCGCTCTCTCCAGGTCTGCGTCGGTCTCTCTGGCCTGGAGCGGGGGGTAGATTCGTGTGATACGGGCTCGGGCGCCAGGCAGGCGAGTGAGGCGTACCCACTCGCCGGCTGCGCACCGGGAGACGAGCGGCTGGCCGGCGCCTCCTCGCGAAGACCCGTGTCGGCCAGCGGGCGTCGTCGATCACTGGGGCACTTGGAGCACGTCCTCGCAGGTGAAGTCGACGCCCAGGGAGACCTCGACGTCGGCCTGGACAACGGCGCAGGTATCGTCGCAGAGGATGATCGCCGTCGGGTTCGCAGGCTCGTCGTAGCGCCATGTGCCTGCGGCCGAGCAGGCCTGATCGTACGTGAGGGTCGTCGGCGTGTTGCTCGCGGCGCTCGTGTAGGTCACGTTGACCTTTTGCTTGTCGAAGCTCCTCCCGTCGGGCGCCGGCGGGATCGGGATCGTGCACGAGACGGCGGCGCCGCGGATCTTATCGATCGCGGTCTTGAACGCGGCCGCCGTCTGCGCGGGGTCGCCGGTGTTCAGCATCGACGCCTCTCCCGTGCCGCCCGCAGCCGCGATCTCGTGCAGGTTGGTGAGGCTAGGCGGCGCGCCTTCCCCCTGCGGACTGTCGACCCCGATCACGAAGGTCGAGATGTTGTTGGAGAGCGCGGCCTCGACGTTGCTCACGACGTCCGCGAGCGCGTTGCCGCCTTGCCGGCACCCCTCCGGATAGCCGTCGGTCACGAGCACGATCGCATATTTCCCGGGGTTCTGCTGGCGCTGCGCTTCGATGTAAGCGGTGAGGCCTTCGACCGCGAATGCCGTCGGCGTGCTGGTGCGCCACGTGCCCATGGTGCTCACCTGCGGCTCGATGACATCGATCGCCTCGCCGAACGCCGGGGAGGGGAGCGGCGTCATCGGTACATTCGGCGTCGAGTAGCCGGTGGCCTGGCACGCCTGGGTCGTCTGAGCCGAGCCCGGGAAGAAGGTGAGCGACGCCCTGAAGCCTTCGGACGCGGGATCCAGGAAGAACTGCTTCGTCGCGGCCACGACGGGATCCCACTTGAGGTCCTTCCTGCGCCACTCCACGTCGCTCGCTGTCATGCTGGCCGATACGTCGAACGCGAACACGAGGTACACCTGTTGAAACCCGGCCTGGGACGACTGGGTGGCGCACGCCTCCCCCGCGCCCGTCGAGCCCCCGCTGCTGCTGCCGGTCGTGCCGGAGCTCCCGCTCGAGCCCACGCCGCTTCCGCCGAAGGTGTCGTCGACGCCGGTGCCGGTGCTGCTGCTGGTGCTGGAGCCGGAGCCGGAGCTGTTGCCGGCGCCGGTGCTGCTCTGCGAGCCAGCGCTGTCCCCGCTGCCCTCGTTGGCCCCTCCGCACCCCGCGCCGATCAAAGCCGCCATTGGCAATGCAATGGCTATCCTAGGCAATCTCATGAGCCGACTCCTTCTCGAACGCGTGCCAGCACGGTCCGCGGGCACGAAGTTAGTTAGCGACGTGAGGTCTCCAGAGGCGGAATTTTCCAGTGCATGCCTCGCCGGAGCCCCGGGATCGACGACGAGTATAGTCGATGACGCTGATCTTTGCGCGGGATACGGTCTGAAAAGACGCAGCGTCGAGTCGCGACCTCATCGGGATGTCAGAAATGTCGCCGTAGCTCTTTGCGGTGGAGGTCTTCATCGTGCAGCGACGCTGCACGCGCTGGTCGCTATGAGCAGCTCGCGTGCGATCCGGCCGCCCGCTGAAAAATCGACCACACCCAAAGATTCATCCACGTGTCGAATTGCCCCGGTCGCGCTGCGGCGCCCTGGGAGAGAACTCGAGTGGTTTCCCGAGCGGCGTATCGACGTCCGCGACGATTCGAGGCAAGATTCCGCCGTGTGCTGGCAAGGGGCTTCCTTGCGGAGGGCACGCTGGTCGTTGGTGAACCGAAGGGTACCTCGCGGAGGTCTCATGAAGATGCGATTCGCGTTCACGAGCTTCTCGTTGCTTCTCGCGTGTTCTGGCGGCGCGATCTCCGAGCAAGCCGCTTCGGAGAGCGGCGGTGCCGCGAGCGCGACGACAGGCGCTTCGAGCGGGGCCGGAGGTGGCGCCACGAAGACGGGGTGGACGTGATCATGGGGTTGAGGCTGAAGGTGAACAGCTGCTCGCCGCGGCCAAGGCCTACTTCGACGTCTTCGGCCCGAGGCGCCTTGAGCTCCAGGTCATCTCGCCGAGCGAGGAGCGCGGGGCCGAGGCTCGGAGCCGGGGGTGGCGCGCGCGCTGGCTCCTGTGCCGTCACGGGGGCGAGGAGGGAGGACCCACCGGGTCGGCTCGACCTGGCCGGCTCCCTCCTGCACGGCGAGGTCGACAAGCGCGGCCATCCTCCTCGCCACATCCGTGAAGGTGTCCTCGGCCTCGGGATCCTGCGGGAGCCGGTCCGGCAGGGTGGCGCGTGCGGTGGATATGATAACGGTCGGAGAGGCGCGCGCCCGGGAAGGCGCGGCGCAGCTCGTCCATCCCGCCGATGAGCGCAACGAGCGAGCCCATGGTCGCCGTGCCGTTGTCGGAGTCCCAGCCGGACAGGGTGCCGATCTGTACGGTGCGCCGGAAGCTCCCCTCACCGAACAGGAGGGCCAGCGTCGCGGTCGCCAGGTTGATCGCGGATTCCGTGTACCCCCGATAGACGAAGCCGTACGCCGAGGCCCGCTCCTGGTAGCGATCCGCAATGGCATCGCGGACGCGCTCCCAGTCGTCGCGATCCTCGGCGCGATCGCTGGTCGATAGATAGGCGGACAGCACGAAGTCGATGACATCGGCTGCCTTGGATTCGTCCGGCAGGTAGCTCCTGGCCTCACGGACGATGCGCACGATCTCCTGTCGCCGCGGCTTCTCCAGATCGACGGTCGCCGCGAGCGAGAAGAGGAGAACATGGAACTGCGCGGCGTGCGCGGCGTGATCGCGCGCGGTGGTCCGTATCGGGAGGTCGGCGATCCGCAGCGCCAGCCCCGGCATGCCGGGCGCGAGGGCGCCGAAGATCTCCGTGGTGAGCTGGGCGTCGATCTGGAGCGCGTCCGGATTGAGCGCTGGATCGCTCGTCGCGGGGGGCAGCACGCCGCGCTCGAGGAGATCCCGCGCCCTTCGGTTGGAGACCCAGATGAAATCGTTGATGTGCGCGCGCCATCCGTCCCGGATTTGCTCGGGGGAGAGGAAGAGCGTCCCCGCCTCGGTCATGAGGTGGAGATAGACATACTCGATGTCGGTGTCATCGTCGGCCGGGCAGGGGTCGAGGAGGACGAAGTCGATCGGCGCCCCGTCGCGCCCCAGGGGCTTTCCCCAGTCAGCGTCGGTGAAGAAGGGGCGCTGGATGCGGACGCCCTCCGTGCGAAGCCCCGTCCAGTTGGCGATGCACGCGCCAATCCACATCGCGCGGAGCCGCTCGGCGTATGCCGCGCGATCGAGCTGGATCCGCGATCTCGGGGACATTCCCGGGCCGTCCCGTTGCTCCAGGGGAGCGGCGAGCGCGCAGCGCGGCGCGTCGCCGGCGCCGGCGAGCGGCGATAGAGAGAGGAGCGCGAGCAGGAGGCCGCGCGCGCATGCGCGAGGCCCGGTGCTGGGCGAGCCTTCGACACGGCGTCGATCGCGGCGGGTGCGCATGAATTGCCCCCCTCGAGTGCGCGATCGGTGCGTCGCGCATGCTCTCGCTTCGCGGTGGTGCAAGGGAGGTGCCTCGCCGAGCCCGCTCCCCTGGCGTTGTTCGCGCCATTAGGTTTCGATCATGAACACCGGAAGCCTCAATGGGCGCGGCGCGGGCGCGTTCCTGGATCGCCTCGTCTCGAGCGCGGCCCGCCATCTCCTCGGCGCGTCCCTCGCCATCGCGCCGGGCGCCGCGTCGATCACGCCGGTGCTGGAGGATCTCCTCTCCTTTCATCCCGGGTGGATCACGCGGAGCGTGACCACGCATGACCCCGCAGGTGGCAACGATGATGGGTATCGCCCGGGGGTCGCGCTCGAGGGGGATCACCAGGTCCTGTTCCACGCCCGCGGGGAGGGGAGAATCGCGCGGATCTGGATGACCGCCCCCCGCGCGGAGCTCGAGAGGCCGGACCAGGAGATATGGATCGAGGTCGACGGACACACGGCGTTCCGCGGGTCGCCCGGCGATTTCTTCGGGGGTAGGGGCCCCTGGAAGTCGCCTCTCGTGCTCGACGTGGACGCGAGCTCGGGCGCATATACAAGCTACGTCCCCTTCGCCTGGTCGAGCGAGGCCAAGGTCCGCTTCCGGGGCGTTCCCATCTACTACCAGGTCACCTACCGCGAGGGCCCTGGGGCCGCGTCGGGACCGACGCCCGAGGCGCTCTCGCGGTTCATGACGGAGGACTGGACAGCCACCCTGCCTGCCCCGTCGCGCCGGGAGAGCCTGGACGCCAGCGCGCCGCTCGTCCTGGCGACAGGGCCCGCGACCGTATCAGGGGTCGACGTCCGGATCCCGGCGGGGAGCTTGAACGACCTGTCGGTGAGGATCGGCGGACAGACGCCCGTACCAGCGTCGTTCTTCTTCGGCCTCGCCAGCTCGGGCACCGACGCCGACGGCGGATGGACAACCTTCCGGAGCGCGCTGCACGCCGCGTGGACACCCGACGCCGCTGGGACCGCCAGGCTCGCGAC is a genomic window of Sorangium aterium containing:
- a CDS encoding endo-1,4-beta-xylanase; translated protein: MRDGFAKYWNQITPENEGKWGSVESSRGNKNWSSLDRTYKYAQDNKIIFKHHVFVWGSQQPSWVGSLSPDEQKKAVRSWMEEFCKRYPDTKYIDVVNEPPPHTTPSYTAGLGGNGASGWDWIVNAFKWAREFCPNAKLILNDYNNIEYENEHRHFKDIAKKVIDAGAPVDALGAQAHDAFKINTNTVKGYIDSLAELGKPVYITEYDIGETNDSRQKQIMEEQFTMFWNHPKIPGITLWGYIVGKTWRNGTGLQQENGTMRPAMQWLMDFLDRGN
- a CDS encoding vWA domain-containing protein, encoding MAALIGAGCGGANEGSGDSAGSQSSTGAGNSSGSGSSTSSSTGTGVDDTFGGSGVGSSGSSGTTGSSSGGSTGAGEACATQSSQAGFQQVYLVFAFDVSASMTASDVEWRRKDLKWDPVVAATKQFFLDPASEGFRASLTFFPGSAQTTQACQATGYSTPNVPMTPLPSPAFGEAIDVIEPQVSTMGTWRTSTPTAFAVEGLTAYIEAQRQQNPGKYAIVLVTDGYPEGCRQGGNALADVVSNVEAALSNNISTFVIGVDSPQGEGAPPSLTNLHEIAAAGGTGEASMLNTGDPAQTAAAFKTAIDKIRGAAVSCTIPIPPAPDGRSFDKQKVNVTYTSAASNTPTTLTYDQACSAAGTWRYDEPANPTAIILCDDTCAVVQADVEVSLGVDFTCEDVLQVPQ
- a CDS encoding ADP-ribosylglycohydrolase family protein — its product is MSPRSRIQLDRAAYAERLRAMWIGACIANWTGLRTEGVRIQRPFFTDADWGKPLGRDGAPIDFVLLDPCPADDDTDIEYVYLHLMTEAGTLFLSPEQIRDGWRAHINDFIWVSNRRARDLLERGVLPPATSDPALNPDALQIDAQLTTEIFGALAPGMPGLALRIADLPIRTTARDHAAHAAQFHVLLFSLAATVDLEKPRRQEIVRIVREARSYLPDESKAADVIDFVLSAYLSTSDRAEDRDDWERVRDAIADRYQERASAYGFVYRGYTESAINLATATLALLFGEGSFRRTVQIGTLSGWDSDNGTATMGSLVALIGGMDELRRAFPGARLSDRYHIHRTRHPAGPAPAGSRGRGHLHGCGEEDGRACRPRRAGGSRPGRADPVGPPSSPP